The genomic window GAAGTTCACACTGTACTTGTTGACACAGGAGGATTCGACGCAGAAGAATTATCAGCCATTGAAAAAAGAGCTTACGAGTTAGGAAGTGCACAACACGCAAATCTTACAATCGTAGATAAATATTATGATAAAGCTATAAAATATTTGATTTTCGGAAATGTATTAAAAAACAATACCTATCCACTATCAGTAAGTGCTGAACGTGTTTTTCAAGCAATTGAAGCTATAAAATATGCTAAAAAAGTTGGTGCAAGCGCCATCGCACACGGAAGTACGGGTGCAGGAAATGATCAAATTCGTTTTGATTTGATTTTCCAGACTATTGCTCCGGAAATTGAAATCATCACTCCAATTAGAGATTTAAAGTTGTCAAGACAAGAAGAAGTTGATTATTTGTCTAAAAACGGAGTTCATTATTCTTGGGAAAAAGCACAGTATTCTATCAATAAAGGACTTTGGGGAACAAGTGTTGGAGGAAAAGAAACTTTAACTTCAAGCCAGCCATTGCCAAGTGACGCTTATCCTTCGCAATTACAAAAAGAGGGAGAAGAAAAAGTAAGACTGCATTTTGAAAAAGGAGAATTGGTTGGACTAAACGGTCAGTTTGATAAACCTTCAAATAATATTGTAGCACTTGAAAAACTAGCAAACGCTTATGCAATTGGTAGAGATATTCACGTTGGAGATACGATTATCGGAATTAAAGGAAGAGTTGGTTTTGAAGCTGCAGCTCCGTTAATTATCATCAAAGCGCACCATTTATTAGAGAAACACACTCTTGGTAAATGGCAGCAATACTGGAAAGAACAATTAGGAAACTGGTACGGAATGTTATTTCACGAAGGTCAGTTTTTAGATCCGGTTATGAGAAATATCGAAACGTTTTTGCAAGACACACAAAATACTGTAAATGGTGTTGTTACAGTTTCTTTAAAACCATATCATTTTTCACTTGACGGAATTGAATCAGATAATGATTTAATGAACACAGGTTTCGGTCAATACGGAGAAATGAACAATGCCTGGACATCTGATGATGCAAAAGGATTTATCAAGATTTTAGGAAATGCACAAAACATATTTTCATCTGTAAACAAATTAGATCATGATTAATGTCGGAATTATTGGTGGTTCGGGCTACACGGCCGGAGAACTCATCAGAATTTTAATGTATCACCCAAAAGTAAACATCGATTTTGTTTACAGCACAACAAATGCGGGAAAACCACTTTCAGTGGCGCACCACGATTTGATGGGTGATATCGAAATGAATTTCACAGATGAAATAAATCCAAATGTGAATGTTGTTTTCTTGTGTTTAGGTCATGGAAAGTCAATTTCATTTTTGAAAGAAAATCAGTTTGCAAGTCACACTAAAATCATTGATTTAGGAAATGATTTCAGATTGAACAAAGACGCTCATTTTGAAGGAAAAGACTTTGTTTACGGTTTGCCTGAAATTAATAAAGCGGAAATCAAAAAAGCAAATTATATCGCAAATCCAGGTTGTTTTGCAACCGCTATTCAGTTGGCATTATTGCCTTTAGCGAAGCATAATTTGTTGAATAACGACGTTCATATTAACGCTACAACTGGAAGTACTGGCGCAGGCGTAAGTCTTTCCGAAACTTCGCACTTTAGCTGGAGAAATAATAATATGTCGCATTACAAAGCTTTTGAGCATCAACATTTAGGAGAAATCGGAGAAAGTTTGGTGCAGCTGCAAGATGATTTTTACAGTGAGTTGCTTTTTATTCCGAACAGAGGAGATTTTCCAAGAGGAATTTTTGCAACGCTATATACGTTATGTGATGATAGTTTGGAACAATTAGTAGCA from Flavobacterium fluviale includes these protein-coding regions:
- a CDS encoding argininosuccinate synthase, which encodes MKKVVLAYSGGLDTSYCLKYLKNEKGYEVHTVLVDTGGFDAEELSAIEKRAYELGSAQHANLTIVDKYYDKAIKYLIFGNVLKNNTYPLSVSAERVFQAIEAIKYAKKVGASAIAHGSTGAGNDQIRFDLIFQTIAPEIEIITPIRDLKLSRQEEVDYLSKNGVHYSWEKAQYSINKGLWGTSVGGKETLTSSQPLPSDAYPSQLQKEGEEKVRLHFEKGELVGLNGQFDKPSNNIVALEKLANAYAIGRDIHVGDTIIGIKGRVGFEAAAPLIIIKAHHLLEKHTLGKWQQYWKEQLGNWYGMLFHEGQFLDPVMRNIETFLQDTQNTVNGVVTVSLKPYHFSLDGIESDNDLMNTGFGQYGEMNNAWTSDDAKGFIKILGNAQNIFSSVNKLDHD
- the argC gene encoding N-acetyl-gamma-glutamyl-phosphate reductase — encoded protein: MINVGIIGGSGYTAGELIRILMYHPKVNIDFVYSTTNAGKPLSVAHHDLMGDIEMNFTDEINPNVNVVFLCLGHGKSISFLKENQFASHTKIIDLGNDFRLNKDAHFEGKDFVYGLPEINKAEIKKANYIANPGCFATAIQLALLPLAKHNLLNNDVHINATTGSTGAGVSLSETSHFSWRNNNMSHYKAFEHQHLGEIGESLVQLQDDFYSELLFIPNRGDFPRGIFATLYTLCDDSLEQLVAKYEEFYKNEPFVTVTTTNINMKQVVQTNKCIISLLKKGNRVLITSIIDNLTKGASGQAIQNMNLMFGLEETTGLHLKPSGF